The Lytechinus pictus isolate F3 Inbred chromosome 8, Lp3.0, whole genome shotgun sequence nucleotide sequence GCGGTGCATCACCTTCCGTTTGTAGCGGACTGGCCGAAATTCGCAATGCATCATGAGAAGAAATCGACATCAGTGAAGCGCACTTTCATATTATTGTGCATATATGCATGCGATGTGTTGGGCTGACCGACGCGGCTCGGTCGGTTTGCTTAAAATTATGCTGTTTATCAGGGTCTaggaggtgggagagaaatttgctgcagatttatttgcaaaatttagAGTTTTCGGTGAAATCTTTCTCCGCTTGTTATATGGTTTTCATTTCCTAAGCATCTCTACACCAGCACTATATGCGCTGACTGCGCTTAACCTGCGCGTGATGTCGAGCCAAAAGTTAGAAATAAGCCTGTCCGCTGACAACTGATAGATGGCGCATCGTTTTGTGAATCCACCGGATTGTTGAAAGACACCGTTCCCAATTACTCAGATCATGGTCAAGCCAAAAGAGTCGCCATCCATGAGCCTTAATCCTGAAGCTCTTATTCGTTATCTCAAGTCAAAATTAACTTCTTTTTAATCTGTGCAGGACCAATACTGATGAATTCTTGAGATAAATGGTATATGTataatttcttgaaataaacCCTGCATGTACTTTACAAATTGCCTAATAACACAATTTGTACAGTTAACATTGTTAACCATTGAAAAAAAGTTAGATGTGTTGTTGTGTacttagttttttttatcaccatatgaagaaaaaaaagaataagattaAACTTGATGTATTTTATCCTTGCACTGATACAAACAAACCCTATAAAGGATCCTACAACTGGTCAAAGACAATGGCAACTATTGATGACAGTAGAAGGGTCTTGGAAGCCGATGTTGCAACTGCACTTCCTGTTGGTGATACAGGAGGTAGCCGAGTGGGGTTTATATTGGGCCCGTTCGGTCCGGTCATGTCATCTGGGTCAAGGTTTGGAGCGTTGCTCACGTCATAGTCGCCATTGCAGAGGTTGTGGTTGCAATAACAATAGCTGTGATTGTTTTCTAGGAATATTAAATCTACTTCAACTATGGGTTCAAGTGTTTCATCGATAGTGTAACAACCGTCGGATGAAGGAACGATGGCACAATCGCGTGATAGGTACGAGGCGTTGTGTTCCTCTGTGTAAATAATAAAACAGGTACGGTTGTGTGAATTGAAGTAATTACTTCCTAAGAAATTAAACAATGATTAGCATGGTTAGTTGTGGTCAATGTTTGCAGTGAACAAACTTGCACATTaactgtattatcattattgcaaCCCAGAATCCAAGAATCGGTCTCGACCCTTTCACACACGCGGTATGCAGGTATGGAGTTGTACACATCTTTCGTTTTATTTGCTGGATGTTATCAGAGGTAATTAACGTCAAATTAGTGATCACTTTGATTACTCTTCTTGAATGCTTTTCAAGATTTTAAgtatatttatgttcaaattATTACCCTAAGGGAAAGAAATGGGAGCAAAATTAAATAGGTCACAATTTGACTCCTTTTTTATCTTAGACATTGCTCATGagattttttcccttttcatcaTTCAgatctgtgtttttttttgtaagcaaTGGACGAGTGGGGGAGGGTGGTGGCGCACTAATATTTGTGGTTTCATATAGCTAATATGCCAAAATGCTGACAGGCGAAATTGCTTTTAATGATATAGTAAGGGTGTGACAAAACATAATTTGAACTAGCCTCGAGACATCTACTGCACTAAAAAGAGATGTGTtgctccggggggggggggggcactcgaccaaaaaagtggtaggggtgtgccgcgggcgagacaaaaaacgggggccttggagcgggctaaatgtaaaaggagggtcctcggaacgggcttcggaactacaaatgtttgtgaaaacgggggtccttggaacgggtcgcctgcgtgcgagtgcgtatgcatccctatggaacgtacatgcggctagcccggcggcacgactgacgtgcgcgctagcgcagagacgatggtcggacagcgagctgcggccgcttttcaccaaaattgcgaccggaacggcgtaacggaaaatatgcgaagccatggagcggatttttttcttcttttttctcgagaagaagaaaatgctatgctctggaacggctttctttgttctttttctcaataagacaaaaatgctatgcctcggaacggaaatttgagtgtaaaaatggggtcccctccgcggcacatacccactatacattatatactgagtgcccccccccccccgggtgttGCTCTTCGATTCTGATCATCGgtataatcattattaaagACCATAGCGAAGACGAACCACTGAATACCGATCAAACGTTTTCAACTATACCAATATCTTGAATTTCCAAAGTTACTAGCACGGTACTTTTTGTTGGGAGGGGGGGTCAAACCAATTTTGGTCCTACTACTAAGAACTGCGTGAATTGAATGATGCCAAGGTGCTGGCGTGATGGGCATATTTTCGCGGTGCGTGGCGTTATACATCCATgccattatcaattttattgataaatgggtGGACAGCAGATCGAAGCATATTCACGCATAAATAATGATTCTCACCTCCATTGAGAATGAATCGAATGGTGACATCGTGGAACGTGCATCCCAGgtcaaaagaaggaaaataaggaCCTATCGGGCAGTCGACTTCTTCTCCATACGATCCACCCTCACAAGAAGCCTGTCCAGTCTGCAGTACATCGTCTCCTGATGCCAGATTCAGGCATCGATAGCAGGTGATTGCCTCCCCTAGTGATTAAGATCGGACGATTAGAATATTCTTATGAAACGAAAGCAATATCAACTTGAGGATATTTGCGCCACAAAAGTAGAACAGTTTTAAAGCTCAAATCCAACGCCCAAACTGGTTGATTCGCGAACATGGACCTACTAAATCCATTATTggaacaaatacaaaaatagcaAATACAACACTGTATATTAAACCAAATTTGCAAagttatataaaacaaagtGTACATAAGTTATTAACGCTTTGTTCATTCTTGCAAAGCGTTCGCATGATGAAAACGGTTATTGTTATGCACCTCCTCGTCAGTATGTTAAATTAATAAGAGAGCCAATAACACTGATACCTCATCGgaaatttatattctttttatattcatatactgACCTGGATGGAGGTAAAGGGGTGCGGGAAGGTAGACCTGTGGGTCATGGTAATTAGGTTAACCTTTAGGCAGCCCCTTCATCTCTATTCCAGGTCCTTTGTATTATATCACGTATATCCTATTGTttatgtaatttgtattgtacTGTAATTCATGTATTCTGaaatgccgaataaataataataatgatattcacaTTCAGGttttattgaatttttgatTGACATTGCTGgattattatcaaaatttatatcATGAAACAAACCACAAATTATGATAAAGGCATTATTCTACAGTTCTTAAATTGAAAAACCTAATAAGGTGTTGCTTATGACGTCCCTCTGTACCGTTCCTCTATTCTAaatgtgattttaaaaagcTGGCAGGAAAGAGGAAACATTAATAagccttattttgttttcattaaagcATATCTTTAGTTTGGTAATTAACCCAAAGTACATGTCTCTTTTCCAGTTTATTAATAGATTATACTTGTGAACGCATGTGCAGTGTAAAAAATGTGGTGTTAAAACGGACACCAATTGGtattaatagaggaccacaccctgaggtgttaaaataacaccctagagattgaacataacaccaaagagtgtaaatgtaacaaccataggtgttgtaataacacctataggtgtaaaattaacaccaccaatttaacactggtgtaaaataactggtgtggtcctctatgtacaccggttaacaccacagtttttgctgtgtgcgAAAAGGGTTTCCTTTATGAAGGACacaaagtaagaaaaaataatgataatgtcaCTGTAAGTTACGTGTATATTTAGAGCGAGAGAGAGGagatataatatacaaatatatatatatatacacaacaaaaaagtaagtcccccctaaatcaaattgatgtaacttttgaacggaattattttgagatatgatatttcgtaggtggttttctacactcattaagcaactcctagggaaaatgagattgatcggttgagtcatgcatgagtaatcaaagattgaattaaaaatgaccatttttaaagtcacaagagtcgtttttcaggttgtgcaaatacaaagttgttgttaggtgaattttatggcgttaaagctgttttactatccatcatttagccactccacacataattttgatatcgtatgttcatggttgagtgagcacaatattgCAGGGGCTGcaaaatcggggggggggggggctaggggcccccactttttttccaaaagcatgtacaaaaatgtagaaatgactatacgattgtgatttttttgcatggtcagcccccacccCCACTTTTAGCTAAGCCCCTCCgccacactttgaaaaccattccgcggcccctgtattgtgaagtatcatcataggggtttttgGTAGTATtttctacaacttgttaggtcatattaaaatttgaaaatgttgatgtCTCCCCAGactataggcccctcccccatttttaaattctggatccacccctgatttgtccataaattaaagtgatcatgagaaattgttaagaaaataatacagtataaagagttttcgaatgtgctcgctcaaccatgaaagtgttaaaagttcggaaagtgtgcggtgatagaaatgatggatgataaaaccgaatttgcccccaatattcaccttattaccctttaaattAGTCTGTGACaatgaaaataccaattttcccactttgatgcgtgctcactcatccataaatatacaaatcgatttcatttttgcacagaattctgcccataggttgataaacattactgccaaatgacattggtaaagacagccttgaaaaaaagttccaccatattgaataaggggctacttattcttaaacatatgcacccataatgtacacaattcTATGAAAGAGGAAGttaatattttaacaaatatgtaataagggtttgtttcatggacggttttggttacttctgccaatagttatttcatgaaacttcgcacatggcttcacaGTAACattatccaaaaggcgcgcgcaccaaaataacaattcgatacgacacagagtggggccaaggccttgaaatttcttctcatttgcataattttcgaatactgtgtgctcactgatgcattaaacatcgggattttcataaaattcaaatcaaatgaaccatgcaaggaggtttgtgacagatatcaatagttacaaattgcattttttccaatagcGTAAAATAGAGCTAAtaacattccacatgttcattcaagcgtgaatgtttaattaaacgcctttgaatcattgaagcatgttaattggtcatgatcataacaaaaaagttgataaaagatcagtttcagttaccaaaatgaaacaatacttgcctatgatttttgaaaatcacatttttgttttcaataattgttcattgaaccgtgaaacgatgaatatttttgaagatactcttccccaaaataactgttatcatattttatcatttttattgataaaaatgtgtaaaattcgaattatagcaaatttggacttgtgtttattcaaccgcgaaatttagcaaaaaaagtagtatcgtcttttagaaagtaccttttacaagccttctgactatttttcatgatgagaatggggaatcagttccaataaaatggaatcaaagttatgatatttggcttgtgacttttgaaaagtgacagttttgccttctgacggtgctcactgaagcatgatgtaaaatacgtccataacatttactcagatggtagcttataacattacCTACAAGCTCACTGcatgtaaaatatataaaaactcgtattggttcggaaattattgatgtttgtttaagggggactTACATTTTGTGTTGTGTATataatatagagagagagagagagggagagggggagatgaAAATGTGAGCTGGATGCAACTGTTGTATATCACTATTTTGTAGTAAAACTTTACGAGTCATTTAAAACTAGGGCATAGTAAGAACTATGACTAGTCATATCAGCTACACAgctgattttgttattttgaccATTTTATTTTAAGAGTCCATGTTCACTTTTAGAGAAATTGACACAACATGATTTTTAGAACCAGTTACTCATAAAAAGACATTTTTCGCAAATTTTgcgttcatttttattttcgtaAAAGTTTTGTTCATCCACGATTTGCATCTACGCATACTTTCTTGGAATTTATTGGATTTATCATAAATGCAAATGAATTAGGATATAAAAGATCTTCAACTCATATTGAAgtcatttgattttgaattccattttaaaactttgcaatcgttttctgaTATAAAAGTCTACAATTAAAATTGTTGATTGATAGCAAATATGTATTCCTAAATTCAAAGAAATGACACATctgaaaaattatcattaaaaagaaaaattagtTTATTTACATAACTcgaaaaaacactatttaacaggtctaataaataaaaaaaatatttacctaCCCGAGTAGGGTTATAAATTTATggataacaagaaaaaaaacaccaatAAGAATTAAAGTAACATGTGCCATTCATGAAATAACGTCAATCTCCGATTATATATGCCAACATATGTACAgtagacaaaacaaaacaaatattggtGCCTTCCATGACGAATTCAACAAGTAACATCGGAAGATTCTTGTACAGACCATCAGTTGTGTTGATATGCACGATTGCCTACAATCATTAGAATGAactgataaaataatttgatagaAACTTACCTCTGTAAGAGACCGAAAGTATCATGACTAAAACTGCCAAAGGTGTCGGAAGCATCTGtttaatataacaaaatatatttgattaaaaactgaaattttgatatttccatttttaatctTTTAAATTATCAGTGGTTATGAAAACAATCAATGTACAATGCGGCAACCTGAAGAACGCACATAAATCAAATCATAATACTTCTTTAACGAAGAGCAATCAAAAGTATTTGATCATGATGTAACCTTTACGGAAAGAGCTTCCAAGTATTATAAAAACCTCTTATAGGTATAAACATTCAATGAGcaatataatttattcattttaaattttccaATATTAATATTGACCGATCAAACtaatattatatatgtatgacGTACTCATATTTAAGTCAGCTGGGGGTATCTAAAAAGTCATTTAGAGTAAAATATGAGAAAAGGGGTAATTACGTGGTAAAGTTTAAACAGCTTCATCACTGACTTACCATGTTTATTAGAGCTATATAGTTACCGGAACACGACAAATGTCGACCTCGTAAACTAGAAGATCAAGATGATCTACTCTGCTCCGGATTGGGAAGAAATAATCAGGAAAGACCGCTACAAGTCATTCTAAGAAGTCACACTGCCAGGGATTGTACTTCACATATTAAATGGGATTCAAATCATGACATCTAATTGGCTGAATATTCTTGCGTTCCTATGATAATAACATCGAAACAGTTTTCCTTGTTTAGTTTGTTTACTTTTCTTATGCCATCGATGCCATTATTAGTTGATCCATTCATTGTATGGTTTACTTAAATTTCTTGCGTTTGTTCTTccttttgtgaaaaaaaaatatgtgcttaCACACGTTGTATTGACCTTCGCTAACTGCCCAAGACTATACCCTTTGTTTAATGTGTTTGAGATGTGCCATATTCGTTTTTGTagttttttatatgaaaagcGGGGGtttcccaaaaaaaatcccaaagTGGATGGACACCGGTTCAccaacaaacaaaagaaaactgCTTGCACTGGTAACAAAACTCCCACGAATCTACGGGAAAGGTTAAAACGTGATTGCTCATACGTTTTAGTTTGTTCCTCGGGTCTGCTGTGACCATCATGAAATTACGAAAAGTAATCCAATATTTGCCAAATTAgaaatcattattaaaaaaaatgcaaagtcTGCTTTTACATCAAAGTAATTTGATAGAAATTAATCCAATTCTTAAATATGTCCATATGCAGGGGTCACTACTCTGCTGTGGAAACCCTTACTCGGTTAacggtctgaatgtgcagcctataatAATTTATGTACCGAAGGCCCTCTTGCCTGAATTGAAAAAAGCAAGTTtcgtatgtgctagtctttacATGGAGACCCGATTGTTGATTAAAAGTTTGAATCTGAGTCTGGAGAATAGCCAAATTTCCAGGGGGGTAGCCTATAATCTATGCGGAGGCTGCAGTTTTTGCCTTTGCTGTTATGCTGAACACTGTGGCTGCGCTTCTAACGCAGCTACAATGCGTATTCTTCGCTAGATCAGACGTATCGCTTACGGTCAGCCTAACAGCCATaagcggcggaagcgggggaggggggggggggggtgggggaataTCCACGCGCGTCCCCCACCCCTAAAGtaacaacccatgcaagggacgtattcccccccccccccccgacgagttTGTTATGTGGTGCGAAATGTCCTTCCTATCATGTTGAGCTGTTgaggagctttttttttttttttttgcttgtcaatttgttttctggTACGAAACCCTTTATATCCTGTtgaggactttttttttcttgtccacAAACTTGTgactgaagacctttttttttgcttgtcaaatttcacattttgggCAGGCGATTTTgcctttcccccccccccccccccctgtggaaaatcctaggtacgctactgtaTTGGAGTCACATACCTTGATCTTCTTGtttatcatacaaaataaagtatgtaaaaagtgggcgtggcctatgACATCAATAAACAAAATTGACCAAGGGTGCCCAAGTGGCACCCGTCGGATCCTTGAAGTAGACTCCCTATACGTGCTATACTACAActttcagcaaaaaaattgcatatttaccCAACTTGACGGTCATGCAATAAATGTTATCATATCTACCTGAACAGTATTTCGATATCGGTCTCCGAGCTCCGCGGCTAGCTACATTGTATTATGCATATGCATGATTATGAGCCGACCGCCGGTGCTTTACTTCTGATTGGCTTATATTTCGACGTGTGCTTGttagcaaatgaggtaaacGCGTGATAGGTTAATGAATAATCATTCCccgtcagtttttttttactggctGTATATTAATTAAATAATGCAGCACTCTTCAGGTAAATATTGGGGGCTTTGGGGTGCTACCTTTCCAGCTTCCTCGGGTCATGGTGTGACTGGACTGCACAGATCATGTTCCAATTGAAAATTGAAGCATCTCTTTCGTCTACAAAGCATTGGTGTCCTAAACTTTCAAACACTCATATCTTTAGGACACTTCAATTCGTTGATCCCCCCTTCGTTCGGTTTCACGATAGAAAACTTGTTCCACGGGATTCCTTCTTCTTTTACACACCTTAATCtttgcttttgtttttctttcttttcagcTTCCTCGGTCTAATTGAAAATTTTCTCCTTCGCCATTTCATACCCCCAAGaagttttttatattattattattatcattattctttggATGTAAACGGAACAATAATGTCACTCAATCGAGTGAGCAATGATTATTGTTGCTGGGACAACCCGCCATGGATATGAAACGTATTTACTAATATCGATAGTTCTATCATTGGCAGTACCTTCTTCTGCGGAGACTACAAGCAATTTTCTCGAAAAAAGGGGGCAAACAGGTCAATCATTTCTACTTTTACCTTGGTAAGTCATAAAATTCACACTCGCTTTATTGTAGTATGTGAGACGTTTTGTCTAAAATTTAAATTAGAGCTCGAAGATATGGAAATGTAGACCTACTTCCATGACTTTCCTGTTAGTAATAACGTTTATATACTGAAGGTTTAgtctgaaaaagaaaacacgTGTTATACGTCATTATGTTGACTATTACTTCTTTTATTTGCACTGTTCGTTGATGAAAACacaaatatgaatgaatgtaCCGTATTTACACTTTTCAGAAATTGCAGT carries:
- the LOC129266817 gene encoding uncharacterized protein LOC129266817, whose product is MMLPTPLAVLVMILSVSYRGEAITCYRCLNLASGDDVLQTGQASCEGGSYGEEVDCPIGPYFPSFDLGCTFHDVTIRFILNGEEHNASYLSRDCAIVPSSDGCYTIDETLEPIVEVDLIFLENNHSYCYCNHNLCNGDYDVSNAPNLDPDDMTGPNGPNINPTRLPPVSPTGSAVATSASKTLLLSSIVAIVFDQL